A genomic region of Salinibacter pepae contains the following coding sequences:
- a CDS encoding flagellar basal body P-ring protein FlgI, producing the protein MRTVRLRRIVLGLLALALSGSAGLARAQQGPAADSGEASTATSELKSMVTIEGASSMPLTGYGLVVGLDRTGDRARAQSGAVFTVQSIANMLREFGVKVDQEVLQSRNVAAVLVTATLDPFAGTGSEIDVTVSSMGDARSLSGGVLLRTPLQGPDKALRAVAQGPLTTGAAQASSQGTEVTVNSPNTGRIPNGAIVRQARPVNLTGDEVGLVLRRPDFTNASKIADAINEVFPDAAEAAHAGLVNVGMPEALNNTSQLMAALEGVEVEVKAPARVVVNERTGTIVAGGNVTISEVMVTTGGITVSTREDRFVSQPNPLGEGETQPVAEGEAEVQQEGARSVVLPPNTNVSELASALNDLGITARDIISIFQSIDRAGALQAELVIL; encoded by the coding sequence CAGCAGGGCCCCGCCGCGGACTCCGGGGAGGCCTCCACGGCCACCTCGGAGCTGAAGAGCATGGTGACCATCGAGGGCGCCTCCTCCATGCCGCTGACCGGGTACGGCCTCGTGGTGGGCCTCGACCGCACCGGCGACCGCGCCCGTGCCCAGAGCGGGGCGGTCTTTACCGTCCAGAGCATCGCCAACATGCTGCGCGAGTTTGGGGTGAAGGTCGACCAGGAGGTGCTGCAGTCGCGCAACGTGGCGGCGGTGCTGGTGACGGCCACCCTGGACCCGTTCGCCGGCACCGGCAGCGAAATTGACGTGACCGTCTCCTCGATGGGCGATGCCCGCTCCCTCTCCGGGGGCGTGCTCCTGCGCACCCCCCTGCAGGGGCCCGACAAGGCGCTCCGGGCCGTGGCGCAGGGCCCGCTGACCACCGGGGCGGCCCAGGCGTCGAGCCAGGGCACGGAGGTGACGGTCAACAGCCCAAACACGGGCCGCATCCCGAACGGGGCCATCGTCCGGCAGGCCCGCCCCGTCAACCTCACCGGGGACGAGGTGGGCCTCGTCCTGCGTCGGCCCGACTTCACGAACGCAAGCAAGATTGCCGACGCGATCAACGAGGTCTTCCCCGACGCCGCCGAGGCCGCCCACGCGGGCCTCGTCAACGTGGGAATGCCGGAGGCGCTGAACAACACCTCGCAGCTGATGGCGGCCCTGGAGGGGGTGGAGGTCGAGGTGAAAGCGCCCGCCCGCGTCGTCGTCAACGAGCGCACCGGCACCATCGTCGCCGGGGGCAACGTCACGATCAGCGAGGTGATGGTGACCACCGGGGGCATCACGGTCTCCACGCGGGAGGACCGGTTCGTCTCGCAGCCGAACCCGCTGGGCGAGGGGGAGACCCAGCCGGTGGCGGAGGGGGAGGCCGAGGTGCAGCAGGAGGGCGCGCGGTCGGTCGTGCTCCCGCCGAACACGAACGTGAGTGAGCTGGCCTCCGCCCTGAACGACCTCGGCATCACGGCCCGCGACATCATCTCCATCTTCCAGTCCATCGACCGCGCCGGCGCCCTCCAGGCCGAGCTCGTCATTCTGTAG